The segment ggaggaaaaaaaaaacttgcattgAATGAGGAACCAAGCCATATCTATGCTCTTGGCAGCAAGTTTCAGACAGGTGAACACCGCTCACATTTTCTCTAGAAAATACACAAATCCAATTCTCTGCTAGTGTCCATCAAGTTccatattatgtaatataaaaaccATGTCTTTAAGAAGCTTCACCTATTACATAACACTCACAAGCTTCATTTCAAAGATATTTTACAAAGACATCCCTACATGTACACAAAGCCTCTCATTCTCATACAACTATTGTAAGAATCCTCTGGCGTGCAGCCGTGGGATATTTCCAGCTGCTCTGTTAAGATTTGGGCCTGCGTTTGATCATACAGTGTGTTCCGACTGTATTGCCACCAGTTTAACTCTGCCCTGAGAGTATCCAGTTTCACATACACAGAACGAGAGCCAGCATTTATGAGGGCCACTATGCAACAGGTAGTTTAAAGCGTACAAGAAGAAAGCAAACACTCACAGAAAACAGGCAACTCGCAGAATAAAGGAAAacagagagggagggagaagAGAAAGTTTGAGTAGAAGAGGAGATAACTAGTCACTGAGCTACAGAGTGCATGAAGAGTCGACTGAAGGGCACAAGAGTGAAGAACAGTCTGCTTAGGACATTCCAGCCCTGCTGAAAGAAAATTGAATCTTTTTATCCATCAAGTTTCATCTTGAAGTGTTTTACTGTTGCATTGCAGGTAATGTAAATTCATTATATTTCTTATCAAAATCCTTTTGAGACAGTGAATCATTCTGTTTGATAATCTTTCAGGATTAAGCTAAACTGAGTTTGTGTAGCCTGTCTGGCTGTCTCTGTAAAATTGTACAgctttattgcatttttcatcTAAGTGCTTCCAagtatgaatgattattttggtgATCACAAATACTTTCTTTGTAGTAAATATTTAAGCACTGTTAAAGTTTTACtaaagtacaatttttaaatatgcttttcattgtcatttttatttcaacacATACTGGTGTTTGAAATTGACATATTGTTCCAGTTTCAATATTACTGCTATTATATGATCAACAAAATGTACCATTCACAAATATAGCGATGTCTATGTCAAATTGAatataaaaagtgtatttttagcATACAATGTGCATATtctatttaaaagaaatgtccTCATATACGCAGTCATGCGTCAGATGTCACGTGTGTTTTGGCCAGTGTCACTAAAACTTCATCACACAAGAGCCCAGCCCTCCCAGATGTCCTACTACGTTATTTCTGACTGTTCAACTTTGCCCCACTTCCTCTGGCTGCAGTCATATGACATGGAAAAAGAAACATAAGCTTGACAGCATCACTGCATAACTGAACTCTGTGACTTTAAAGCGAAACATGTGCTTTGTAGGTCCCATATATAAGTttctaataaatgcattttttgtcatttatcaGAATGTTATAACCTGGGAAATCTTATAATCTTATAGGAAACTCAGTAAAGCATACTCTCCCTGAAGCAGTTTGAGGTGAAATGGCACAGTGCTGATTGATCTTAATAAATCTCCAGTTCATAAACTTCATAAGATATTTCCAGATTTAGGTGTGCCAGGTTTCAACCTCAAGCCTTCAATAAGAACATACATTCTCTGGATTTTAAGCAATTCAAgacttttttacttaatattaatttagcTGATGCTTGTATGTACACAGACTTAAAATACATTGATCACAGAAACATTCAACCTGAGGTTAAGTGTCTCAAATAGCACAATGGTGATAATCCATCGGTTATCCCTAGCATAACCTTTCACTTACTACCCCAGATCTTTCCACTAGCCTACACCAACTGAGCTGAAATGGCATGTAAACATGGCATAAACTCAGTGTTtgcaaaatatactttattactttattatctAAATCCTCAGGCTGTGCTTTAAGCCTGTACAATGGCAGAGGCTCATCAGGCGGTGGCATTTCAGTTCACGGTCACACCTGATGGCATTGACCTACAGCTGAGCCGCGAGGTTCTCAAACACATCTACCTATCTGGAGTAACATCATGGAAGAAACGTGCCATCCGCTTCAAGGtgaatcaatcaatctatctatctatctatctatttatctatctaatgaaaatattttattttattttgagcagAACGGTGTTCTCACAGGTGTGTACCCCGCCAGTCCCTCCAGCTGGTTAATTGTAGTTATTGCGATAATGAGCACCATGTATGCCAGGATCGACCCCTCCATGGGCATGATTGACAGGATCAAGACATCTCTTCCTGTGAGGTAACTTTCTAAAACATTCATGGAAACTTCTGGTATGACCATGATGGTTATATATATGCACAGATCCATAAATCAAATCCAGAGTTATACATGATTAAAACAGCTTTGAAACAAATAGTCTTTGTGTTTTAATCATGACGGCATTGTGCAGATTGCAtgcatatttgtatttttttaataacttttttaaaaataaattttaattttaattttaatgtgaccccggaccacaaaaccagtcttaagtagcacaggtatatttgtagcaatagccaacagtacATGGGGttcaaaattacagatttttcttttatgccaaaaatcattagcacattaagtaaagatcatgttccatgaagatatttagtaaatttcctagtgtaaatatatcaaaacgtaatttttgattagtaacatgcattgctaagaactttatttggacaacattaaaggtgattttatcaatatttagattttttgcacactcagattccagattttcaaattgttgtatctcagccaaatattgtcctatcctaacaaaccatacatcaatggaacagcttaattattattattcagctttcaaatgatgtataaatcttagtTTCAAAAacctgacccttatgactggttttgtggtccagggtcacatatataactttttaataatatttaaaataatatttttttccatgtagTGAGTTTATGACCGTTCAGACTCAAACGGTGTTGAGTGCCATCCTGTTTGCCACAGGCCTGTGGTTATCATTCATCTTTCTGCTGCGGTATATActgaaagctctcctgtcctaTCACGGCTGGATCTTTGAGTCACATGGCAAAATGAGCTTCTCTACTAAAGTCTGGCTGGTGCGTCTcccatgaaataaaatgtatgtatagtGCAGTTTAAAAAGTGGCTAGTTTTATGAATTATTCTGTCTGTTTTAGAGTCTCGTGAAGCTGTTGTCAGGTCGGCGGCCATTGCTGTACAGCTTTCAGGCATCTCTGCCCCATCTGCCGGTACCAAGCATAGATGACACAATCAGCAGGGTAAAATATCATCAGCAgttatgaatatataattttatcagGAGTGCTGGTCACGTTATACCCATTAATCTAAAGATAagaatttatgttatttttttattttaattttttattttaattaattttttgttgttgttgttgttgttgtttttgtttttcgttgCACTGTGGGATTAAAAGCAccataaattcaattaaaaggttttttttctttttattttgggaTTTGGAGCACTACACTGCACTCTACTTCAgctgttttcttttatattatttcttttcttcattGTTTTAGTACCTTGAATCAGTTCGACCACTTCTGGATGATGAACAATATAAACAGATGGAGACTGTTGCTAATGACTTCAAAAAGGACCCTGCACCCAAACTCCAAAAACACCTCAAACTCAAATCCTGGTGGGCCACAAATTATGTAAGTGACTTATGTAACTCTGTAATCTTCTACATGAGTGGACTAAAAATCAGTAGAAAACCTTTTATAATTGCTGGCAAACTAACAGGTATGTCATTGTTTTTACTAACAGGTGAGTGACTGGTGGGAGGAGTATATCTACTTGAGAGGACGGGACCCCATCATGGTCAACAGCAACTTTTACACAATGGTGAGCAGACTCTTAGGCAATTAGTCTTTAACCTATCAGACCTATCAAGCACTGAGTAGGTTCCCCATAAAATGGCTTGGAATGCAGTTTTTTCCTGTGTTGACATGCTTACTATTGAAACAGggagtttatttttaaatagtcatcgtttatttaaatcaatcattttagGTTAAATTCTCTTCTCTGAAGATAAAAAATCTGTagattttgaattatttatgttTGCTGAAAGTtcattttgttagttttaagCAGTAAACTagcataaaatgaaataaaagccaCAAAAGTCCACTTTTGATTTCtgaattcattttaaagttaaaaacctGAAAGGTCACAGAACAATAAACAGTGACTTAAAcaggtatttaaaataaaatttcaagaTAAACAATCAATCAActgaatatgaactaaaattaaaacaggtcCAATAGTGCCACCAGCTGACTAACTCTGGAAAACAGCAGTTGACCCCCATAATTCACagctacatttttttcaaatagccTTATTTATTAAAGCTTTTTCCATTACTTTCTTTTCATCTGTTAGGATTTGCTCTATGTGATCCCCACACACAGACAGGCTGCACGAGCAGCAAACGTAGTTCATGCCATGCTGCAGTATCGGCGTAAACTGGAGCGAGGAGAACTTACCCCGGTATCAAATAGTTTTTTCATTCACAACATTGAATTACCATGCAAAATTTAAATAGAGGTCAGTTTCCCATCATGCTGTCTGTTCTCTTTTCTCAGCTGAGAGCTCTTGGGATTGTCCCAATGTGCTCTTTTCAATATGAGAGAATGTTCAACACCACCCGTATACCTGGCATTGAGACTGGTAATGACATTTTTCACTGATTTACTATTTGACGAAAGGCCTACAGGTTCATGGATGCGTATTTCAAACCACACACTGATTTGTTCATGCTCAGATTTCGTGCAGCATCTAAAGGACAGGAAGCATTTGGTTGTGTACCATCAGGGCCGTTTCTTTAAGGTGTGGCTGTACTATGGTGGTCGCCACCTTTGGCCCTCAGAGCTTGAGCTGCAGTTTCAACGTATCCTGGATGACAAGTCTGAATCTCAACCTGGAGAGATCAAGCTTCCTGCACTGACTGCTGGAAACAGGTAAAGACAACCTGTAGACCTATGACTGTTTGAACAATATGACTTTCTTTCGTGGAACCCACAAGAAGAAAGAATGTTGGAAACCAAACCATTTTAGttgccattgacttccactgtatggacaaaaaatacaatggaagtcaatggataCTGAAACGGTTTTCAAAAACCGTCTTGCTTGTGTTGCACAAAAGAAAGTAATACATGTTTGGAACGGACAAGGGTGAATAAATGCTGAATGTAATCTTCCCCTTTGACACACATCCAGGGTTCCCTGGGCCAGGGCCCGTTTGAAGTACTTCAGTGAGGGTGTCAACCGGGCGTCTCTGGAGACCATTGAAACAGCTGCATTTTTTCTGACCCTGGACGATGAAGCACATGGATACGATCCAGAGAACATACGGTCCCTAGACCTCTACGCCAAATCATTACTGCATGGAAAGTGCTATGACAGGTAGGAACCAGTGGTATTTcggtattatttatacattatttattaattttctagAATATaattgaattagcttttatttttgttttcagtttttaataatgttttattgattttcttatgtgctttatttatttatttatttgcaatttttaatatttatatttaggaATTTTAGCAGTTTAGTACTAGATTTTTCatctattttttcattttagctttatttcaaataatatttttttcatagttttggATTTATTTAAAGTCTCATTAGCAGATCATTCTTTTTGGTGACCATAACCAGTTGCACATCTACACACTGAAACATTTTCTCTCACCTGTCAGGTGGTTTGATAAATCCTTCACTTTGATAGTCTACAAGAATGGTAAAATTGGCGTCAACACTGAGCATTCATGGGCTGACTCCCCTATCATCGGACAAATGTGGGAGGTAaacaaccaataataataactctaaatacatttgtttttaaatcacacTGTTGGGCTGTAAGAAATAACatctattttaactttttatttagtatgttttagcaaCAGACTGTTTTCACCTTGGATATACGGCGGAGGGACATTGCAAAGGAGATGTCAACAAAAGCCTGGCACCCCCTACCAGACTACAGTGGGACATCCCAAAAGCAGTATGAACTAACCCATACATCTTAGTTATCTGACATGggtttatataaaattgtaaaaaaaattctaattaggTGTTTTATGTACATCCTGACAACTCTAAAATCATTTCTACATCGACAACTGATTAAAGTTCCTTGTCTCTCTCAGTGCCAGGAGATTACTGAAGGTTCCTACATGATTGCAAAGGGAATTGCCGACGATGTGGATTTCCACGGCTGCTTGTTTAATGAGTTTGGGAAGGGCCTGATAAAGAAATGCAGAACAAGTCCCGATGCATTTATCCAGCTGGCACTGCAACTAGCTCATTACAGGGTACAAGCcacacatatttacataaaatccCTCTGCAAAAAATGTGTCTGTATATTGTGAACAAACCATTTAATGAAGTTTGTCGGAGCAGGACAAGGGTGAATTCTGTCTGACTTACGAATCATCTATGACGCGCATGTTCCGCGAGGGCCGGACGGAAACCGTACGCTCGTGCACCTCTGAGTCCACGGCATTTGTAAGAGCAATGGAGGACGAAAACACCACGGTGAGAGCAATACATTTACAGACCCAACACAGGGGTCAGCACTATTTGAGTATAAGCTTTGAAAATCTGTActaattttaaccttttttcaAGCTTATATTGACCTGtctgctttttttcttgtttaccAGAATGAGCAAAGGTTATTGCTCTTTAAGAAAGCTGCGGataaacatcaaaacatgtaCCGCCTGGCCATGACAGGAGCTGGGATCGACCGGCATCTCTTTTGCCTCTACATTGTGTCCAAAGTAATGAACATTGACTCACCCTTCCTCAAACAGGTGTGTAAAAGTCTGTTTACTGAGTATCCACCCTATTCTTTAACGCAGAAATAAGcatatgggcgagacttccggttcattagccactgtaggaaataacgagaataataacaacatgcagcAAATGGTAAAACTTTGTATTACAAGcctgtttaatacattaaaacaatatggtaagacacaccaatttgcagtatcaagcagcagaacgagctgttttgtatagctaaaaatagctggacgtggatgagaccggaagccagacccataaaattcaagggaaaaataaggtggtaTGTATGACATACCTGTTCAGTTTTGCTTAAGTCTCAAGGACATCTTCTTTTGACAGGTTTTGTCAGAGCCCTGGCGTCTCTCCACCAGTCAGACCCCTCAGCAGCAGCTCAATCTCATCGACATGCAGAAGTTTCCCAGATATGTGGGAGCTGGAGGCGGCTTTGGGCCTGTGAGTTTTCGCAGGCCCCTCGTGTTATTGCAAcgagtttaataaataataaacctgatatttgatcatttttaacttaaaactcTTTATATGCAGGTTGCTGATGACGGTTATGGTGTTTCTTACATCATTGTCGGCGAGAATCTCATTACATTCCACATTTCCAGCAAGTTCTCCAGCCCTGAGAcggtaaaataattttaagcgTTGGCATTTTTCTTAAGAGCCACTTTGTCAATACAATAAATACTTACAAATAAACTAAGGACATACGTTGTTCAGATATTGACCCTTGTTATGTTCTCACCAAGaacaataactatattagcgTCCACTAACGGACGCTACATAAACTGTTTAAATAACGCGCGCTTTTCATTTACGTTTCGTAAATCTAATTTCCACGCGCGCTTTACAATAGGAAGATTTTAATTGGCTGCCACCTATTTTATCGTTCATCAGATGGTAAAAAAGGCAATTCGgttcaaacatttgatttatcatttgagaatttttaaaatctcattttttgaaaacagtatatatatttttaatttcttatttaatgtttattaattttttaatttttattattatggttaGACTGATAAAGAAAGCTAAATATCAACacgatttgtcatttttttttgttatggttAATGCTTCATCAAATGAGGGAATTCAATTACAGTTTATTTGATTCATCAATTGAGCATTTATTATTTGgtcatttaaaggattagttctcttccagaatttaaaaaaatctgttaatttactcaccccaatgtcccaagatgttcatgtcttttcttcttcactcgcaaagaaattatgttttttgaggaaaacattccaggattttcctccatatagtggacatcaCTGGGAGCCAGTGGTTtaacttccaaattgcagttttaatgcagcttcaaatggttctaaacaattccagccgaggaataagggtctttaaaaaaatgatatactttttaatcacaaatgctcacATTGCTCTAAGATGCGCATGCGCAtcttcatgcattatgtaaacacgttggaaaagtcatgcgTGGTTAGTTTTAGTaactgtgtacttcggttcaaaaaggtagggtagggcaaaaaattccatctcattttctcctccaacttcgtTGTTTTACCTCAtcttgtaaagggcgtttgactttctttgcacgtttgtaaacactgggttggtacttcctcCCACATCACATGTGCATGCAtatgtaatgcgtgaggttgagcaagtgcaagatgagcatttgtggttaaaaagtatataaattaatattcttcttaaaaaatgactgatcattttgctacataagatcattattcctcggctgggatcatgcagggccctttgaagctgcactgaaactgcagtttggaccactgacgttcactatatggagaaaaatcctcctcaaaaaccttaatttcttttcgactgaagaaaaagacatgaaacaccttggatgacatcggggtgagtaaattattaggaaatttccATTGTGCAagtgaattaatcctttaaGGAATTTAGTTTTATGAAAAAACGTATAGTTCTTGGTCCAAACCATCCTTTTTAATGTAACCGTAATATAATATAACCGTAAATTCAGATGCTGAccaaatgaggaaaaaaatacaatgatcAAGTTTATCCAAAAGTTTATACAAAAAGGAAAATaccgtatttatttattcaacctCAGATCTTTCTAGACTCATGACTTCTgtgaaacaacaaaaaatgttaaagaaaattctGGATTAAATGTTAATCacttaaaatcattattttaaatcgtaCTGATTTAGTATCACTATATTACACTTTTGAATCTGTTCCTTTTCTTAGAccagtggtctcaaactcaattcctggagggccacagctctgcacattttcggtccagccctaatcaaacacacctgatccagctaatcaaggtcttcaggattactagaaactccaatcaggtgtgagttggagctggttggagccaaactctgcagagctgcggccctccaggaattgagtttgagacctctgTCTTAGACTGTCTTTTCCTTTCTGTCTTCAGGACTCGTTCCGCTTTGGGCAAAACATCAGACAAGCCATGCTGGACATAAGAGCTCTATTCAACCTGAAAGAGAAGAAGATGTGACTCCTAAAAACAGAAAGCTTCAACCTCAAAGCTGGCCCAAACTGAAAGCACCagtttaacaataataatctgAATAAACACTACAAATACGAACCAGTAGTTTATGTTAGTATTAGAAATacctgtaaatatattttagatatttatagcAAAAACATGCTTAGTGAATCAGTGCACTTAGATATTTTAGAGCAAAAGGGATTTATGCTGGGGAAAAGCATGTGTAAAAAGAATGACTGTatgtaattgtaaatattttagaatgtagTCTTTGgcaaatgaatgtaaatatttaatttgtgcatatttaattCTAAAATGTTGAATTTACTCTGCacttaattaaactgaaaaactgTACACAAAAATGTGGATCTTATACATCACAAACAATCATACACATTTTCcaggacttaaaaaaaaaaaaaaaagaactgagaTTTATTGGACTGGTTTTCaaggcatatatatataatgattagCAAATATGACAGAGCGAGAAAGTATGACCTTTGTACAGAATATAAAAACAGCTCTACCACAGAACAGAACTAATGATGTTCATGTGAAACAGTGAATATCACACAATATAAACTGCATCTCCAACGTTTAGCACATTCTTTGAGAAACAGCGTTTCCCAAAATACGAGGACTTGATTTATTAGAGAGGTATTACCTTGGATTCCTTCAGTCCAACGTTTCCACCGAACAGCGAGGGAGGGTTATTTTATCCGACGtaatacaaaagtaaaaaagcaATCCTTTCCCGACTCTTCCTCGTCACTGCAGCTTCATTAACTATTGTTCGAGGCAAAGATTACGACGTGAACTACCGCATGGGTTGTGCATACTAAGAGGAAAGGCTAAAACACACCATGGCTAAGTATGAATCCGCAGGTGATGTGTGAGCAGAAGAAATCTGGAAGTAATCAACAGTATCAGATCAGAATTATACTATTAATTATTCGTTCTACTTGGAAGCTGCCTCACAATCAGGTGCATGTTCGGTTAATGTAACAGAAAACTATAGACATAAAAAGGCAATTGaattttctttgttaaatgtTCTTCTGCTTTATAACCGTGTCCATGTTGAGGAATCTGCCTGAAGGCCAAGGTGGGCAGATGTTTTATATATCATTACGCTGATATATCTTCAGGTGAGGCTAGAGTACTCCAGCCGATCTGGCCGCTCAGGGGTCACGGGGTCAGGTTTAAGACGTGGCTCCCGGGGTGGTGTTGACGTTCTGTGTGGCCACTTGCGGTGCGACTTCAATGATGCGGGGTTTGTCGATGATGCGCGCCGTACGGTTGCCTTTCTCCACGATGCCGATGATCCACGCCTGGTGACCCTCGCCATACTTGGGAGATTTGATCTCGGCACAAAAACGGGCTGCTTGCTCACGTGGGAGACAGATCAGCAAACCTCCTATAGAAAGACAGCAAAAGAAACATGTAAGATTCATATCCAAATGTTTTCacactgaaaacatttttcCCTAGCAGCCATAGCAtgaaatttttttcaaataaacagatcttttcattaaagaattaaaaaaatatatataaataaaaaaaaaaaaaaaaaaaaaaaaaaaaattaagcagaaaaactgttttcaactccataataataaaaaatgtttctatagCAGCAGAATgattgaaggatcatgtgacactgaagactgaagtaatgatgctgcaaattcagctttgcatcaaagaaatatattatattttaaaatatattcaaatagaaaatattatgttaatttccaatagtatttcaaaatattgcagtttttactTTGATTAAATACATGCAACCTTGTTGAAGCATAAAAAacttctatcaaaaaaaaatcttgcagacctatttttattattatcattgttttttgtttatatattaaatgctattaaaagtttttttattcaattagaaattaaattatagtttattatttttcatttattattatttcattatacagttttcatcatgtataaaatgtaatgaaaatgtattttaaataaatattatttgattatttttcatttattattatttccttaTACAGTTGAGCatgtataaaatgcaaaatgaagaaaatattttaaaaaacatttttaaaaagcattttcttgtaatcacattaatttaaaaaaataaataattgattactttttttatttcagtttttctcatATAAAAAGCATATGTTTTATTCAATTAGAATTAtagtttagtattttttatttattatttcattatacagttttttatcacgtataaaatataaaaacatggaaaattcatttaaaataaaacccattttaaagaacattttatttttctacattcatttttttgattggtttaatttttttttaattgtttaccatttttgtttttcatacataaaatgcataatgtttttattacactagaatataaattatatttattttggttttatttatttattatttcacattatGGACGCCCATTTCTgccaatgaataaaaaaataaataaataaacggttattgtgactttttgtttcacaattctttttttcttaaaattgtatatatgagatataaactgaaaaagtcagaattctgagtttatatctcgcaattatttgtcagaattgcgactttataactcacaattgtgagtttgtatcacacaattttgagaaaaaagtcagaactacgAAATGTAAatcgcaattgcaaaaaaaaaaaaaaaaaaaaaaaaaaaagtcagaattgtgaaataaaaagtcacaattaccttttttcatgttttatttagtggcggaaCGGGCTTCCATTCCATACAGTTttcattatggtgtatgaaattcataaaataaatagcatttttaacaaAGGTGTATCACAAGTCTGATCTTATACCTGAAGTCTCTGGGCAGGTGCCGTGCATAAGGCCAAACATGTTCCCACAAGCTTTGctgacggcggccatcttggcgaGAACGGGCAAGTTGTGAATAACGAAGGACACCTCTGTACGCTGCTGCCGGGCCAGATTCTGAGCGTGACCCAGGATCCCAAACCCTGTGATGTCAGTCGCTGCGTGTGCATTGAAGGTGTGCATCAGCCCGGCCGCTGGACGGAGAGACACAGATAAAGAAAAGGTCAAACGTTTACTGGAACCTGTTATTTCTGAGCCGCACACACGTGCATTACATACTGACCTGTTCTGTTGAGTCGAGCCATGTTCAGCATGGCCTCCTGATAAGCCAGTTCAACATCCTCCTGAGTGACCACCAACTTTATCTTATTCCATTTCTCTGGCTGAGACCAAAACAAAGATGGCAAGCAGTTAGACTCTGTCCAAGATGAAATATGATACAACAAATGTCTGAAACACTCACAATATCCAGCCACTGGTGCACTGCGACCGCCACTTGTGTTCCTAGAGGCTTGGTAAGAACCAGCACGTCCCCTGGTACTGCATTATCTGgcctataaacacacacatgcacaaaattacattattgGACAGACATACTGGTTGAGCATGTGGAAACAACTTGCACAAGTACATAAAATGACTTACATAATGAACTCATTAGGTTGGCACACAGTTGTAGCCACGCCTCCCAGCACTATCCAAGGATTGACAACAGTCTGACCTCCTGTAACAGAGGTTCCCGCCTCCTCGGATGCATCCTTAAACCCCTGGATGATCAGAGGCATGACCTTATCACGCTcctataaaacacacacaaaagtaaTGTGATTTCGTTTTGGATGCCTAtatcaacacttttttttaactaaacatttgaaatat is part of the Labeo rohita strain BAU-BD-2019 chromosome 18, IGBB_LRoh.1.0, whole genome shotgun sequence genome and harbors:
- the cpt1b gene encoding LOW QUALITY PROTEIN: carnitine O-palmitoyltransferase 1, muscle isoform (The sequence of the model RefSeq protein was modified relative to this genomic sequence to represent the inferred CDS: inserted 1 base in 1 codon) — translated: MAEAHQAVAFQFTVTPDGIDLQLSREVLKHIYLSGVTSWKKRAIRFKNGVLTGVYPASPSSWLIVVIAIMSTMYARIDPSMGMIDRIKTSLPVSEFMTVQTQTVLSAILFATGLWLSFIFLLRYILKALLSYHGWIFESHGKMSFSTKVWLSLVKLLSGRRPLLYSFQASLPHLPVPSIDDTISRYLESVRPLLDDEQYKQMETVANDFKKDPAPKLQKHLKLKSWWATNYVSDWWEEYIYLRGRDPIMVNSNFYTMDLLYVIPTHRQAARAANVVHAMLQYRRKLERGELTPLRALGIVPMCSFQYERMFNTTRIPGIETDFVQHLKDRKHLVVYHQGRFFKVWLYYGGRHLWPSELELQFQRILDDKSESQPGEIKLPALTAGNRVPWARARLKYFSEGVNRASLETIETAAFFLTLDDEAHGYDPENIRSLDLYAKSLLHGKCYDRWFDKSFTLIVYKNGKIGVNTEHSWADSPIIGQMWEYVLATDCFHLGYTAEGHCKGDVNKSLAPPTRLQWDIPKACQEITEGSYMIAKGIADDVDFHGCLFNEFGKGLIKKCRTSPDAFIQLALQLAHYRDKGEFCLTYESSMTRMFREGRTETVRSCTSESTAFVRAMEDENTTNEQRLLLFKKAADKHQNMYRLAMTGAGIDRHLFCLYIVSKVMNIDSPFLKQVLSEPWRLSTSQTPQQQLNLIDMQKFPRYVGAGGGFGPVADDGYGVSYIIVGENLITFHISSKFSSPETDSFRFGQNIRQAMLDIXSSIQPEREEDVTPKNRKLQPQSWPKLKAPV
- the sephs1 gene encoding selenide, water dikinase 1 → MSVRESFNPESYDLDKNFRLTRFTELKGTGCKVPQDVLQKLLESLQENHYQEDEQFLGAVMPRLGIGMDTCVIPLRHGGLSLVQTTDYIYPIVDDPYMMGRIACANVLSDLYAMGVTECDNMLMLLGVSNKLTEKERDKVMPLIIQGFKDASEEAGTSVTGGQTVVNPWIVLGGVATTVCQPNEFIMPDNAVPGDVLVLTKPLGTQVAVAVHQWLDIPEKWNKIKLVVTQEDVELAYQEAMLNMARLNRTAAGLMHTFNAHAATDITGFGILGHAQNLARQQRTEVSFVIHNLPVLAKMAAVSKACGNMFGLMHGTCPETSGGLLICLPREQAARFCAEIKSPKYGEGHQAWIIGIVEKGNRTARIIDKPRIIEVAPQVATQNVNTTPGATS